Sequence from the Pseudomonadota bacterium genome:
TACAAGAACGGAAAAAATAAAATGGTAAAGTTCTATAATGAAGAGCGCATGGTTTTGTTTATCGACGGCGCCAACCTATTCGCAACAGCAAAGTCTTTAGGTTTTGATATAGATTATCGATTGCTGAAAGAAGAGTTTTCTAATCGTGGGCGCCTGATACGAGCGATGTATTACACCGCTCTTGTCGACGATCAGGAGTATTCGCCGATCAGGCCTCTGATCGACTGGCTTGATTACAATGGCTATACTATGGTGACGAAGCCGACCCGAGAGTTCACCGACGCCATGGGCCGCCGCAAGATCAAGGGCAACATGGATATCGAGCTGGCGATCGATATGCTGGAAATGGCTGAATTCATGGACCACGCCGTCTTGTTTTCCGGCGATGGCGACTTCCGCTCCCT
This genomic interval carries:
- a CDS encoding NYN domain-containing protein: MVKFYNEERMVLFIDGANLFATAKSLGFDIDYRLLKEEFSNRGRLIRAMYYTALVDDQEYSPIRPLIDWLDYNGYTMVTKPTREFTDAMGRRKIKGNMDIELAIDMLEMAEFMDHAVLFSGDGDFRSLVEAVQRKGTRVTVVSSLKTQPPMVADDLRRQADNFIDIADIADVIARKYVERPVERMDDDYDRKVNQEISQARS